Proteins co-encoded in one Tursiops truncatus isolate mTurTru1 chromosome 17, mTurTru1.mat.Y, whole genome shotgun sequence genomic window:
- the GEM gene encoding GTP-binding protein GEM isoform X2, with product MTLNNVTMRQGTVGMQPQQQRWSIPADGRHLMVQKEPHQYSQRNRHSATPEDHCRRSWSSDSTDSVISSESGNTYYRVVLIGEQGVGKSTLASIFAGVHDSMDSDCEMLGGRWTSPSGLLWSAVVQEKERVEDTYERTLIVDGESATIILLDMWENKGENEWLQDHCMQVGDAYLIVYSITDRASFEKASELRIQLRRARQTEDIPIILVGNKSDLVRCREVSVSEGRACAVVFDCKFIETSAAVQHNVKELFEGIVRQVRLRRDSKEKNERRLAYQKRRESIPRKARRFWGKIVAKNNKNMAFKLKSKSCHDLSVL from the exons ATGACTCTGAATAATGTCACCATGCGCCAGGGCACTGTGGGCATGCAGCCGCAGCAGCAGCGCTGGAGCATCCCAGCCGATGGCAGGCATCTGATGGTCCAGAAAGAGCCCCACCAGTACAGCCAGCGCAACCGTCACTCTGCTACCCCCGAGGACCACTGCCGCCGGAGCTGGTCCTCCGACTCCACGGACTCAGTCATCTCCTCCGAGTCGGGGAACACCTACTACCGGGTGGTTCTCATAGGGGAGCAGGGGGTGGGCAAGTCCACTCTGGCCAGCATCTTTGCAGGCGTGCATGACAGCATGGACAGTGACTGCGAAATGCTGGGAGGTAGGTGGACCAGCCCCAGCGGGCTTCTGTGGTCAGCAGTGGTCCAGGAGAAAGAGCGAGTAG aaGATACATATGAGCGAACACTGATTGTTGATGGGGAAAGTGCAACAATTATACTCCTGGACATGTGGGAAAATAAG GGGGAGAATGAGTGGCTCCAAGACCACTGCATGCAGGTCGGGGATGCCTACCTGATTGTCTACTCCATCACGGACCGAGCCAGCTTTGAGAAGGCATCTGAGCTTCGAATCCAGCTCCGCAGGGCCCGGCAGACAGAGGACATTCCTATTATTCTGGTTGGCAATAAAAGTGACCTGGTGCGGTGCCGGGAAGTGTCTGTATCAG AAGGGAGAGCGTGTGCTGTGGTGTTCGACTGCAAGTTCATCGAGACCTCTGCAGCTGTCCAGCACAACGTCAAGGAGCTGTTTGAAGGCATTGTGAGGCAGGTCCGCCTCCGGCGGGACAGCAAGGAGAAAAATGAGCGGCGGCTGGCCTaccagaagaggagggagagcaTCCCCAGGAAAGCCAGGCGCTTCTGGGGCAAGATCGTggccaaaaacaacaagaacatgGCCTTCAAGCTCAAGTCCAAATCCTGCCATGACCTCTCTGTGCTCTAG
- the GEM gene encoding GTP-binding protein GEM isoform X1, giving the protein MTLNNVTMRQGTVGMQPQQQRWSIPADGRHLMVQKEPHQYSQRNRHSATPEDHCRRSWSSDSTDSVISSESGNTYYRVVLIGEQGVGKSTLASIFAGVHDSMDSDCEMLGEDTYERTLIVDGESATIILLDMWENKGENEWLQDHCMQVGDAYLIVYSITDRASFEKASELRIQLRRARQTEDIPIILVGNKSDLVRCREVSVSEGRACAVVFDCKFIETSAAVQHNVKELFEGIVRQVRLRRDSKEKNERRLAYQKRRESIPRKARRFWGKIVAKNNKNMAFKLKSKSCHDLSVL; this is encoded by the exons ATGACTCTGAATAATGTCACCATGCGCCAGGGCACTGTGGGCATGCAGCCGCAGCAGCAGCGCTGGAGCATCCCAGCCGATGGCAGGCATCTGATGGTCCAGAAAGAGCCCCACCAGTACAGCCAGCGCAACCGTCACTCTGCTACCCCCGAGGACCACTGCCGCCGGAGCTGGTCCTCCGACTCCACGGACTCAGTCATCTCCTCCGAGTCGGGGAACACCTACTACCGGGTGGTTCTCATAGGGGAGCAGGGGGTGGGCAAGTCCACTCTGGCCAGCATCTTTGCAGGCGTGCATGACAGCATGGACAGTGACTGCGAAATGCTGGGAG aaGATACATATGAGCGAACACTGATTGTTGATGGGGAAAGTGCAACAATTATACTCCTGGACATGTGGGAAAATAAG GGGGAGAATGAGTGGCTCCAAGACCACTGCATGCAGGTCGGGGATGCCTACCTGATTGTCTACTCCATCACGGACCGAGCCAGCTTTGAGAAGGCATCTGAGCTTCGAATCCAGCTCCGCAGGGCCCGGCAGACAGAGGACATTCCTATTATTCTGGTTGGCAATAAAAGTGACCTGGTGCGGTGCCGGGAAGTGTCTGTATCAG AAGGGAGAGCGTGTGCTGTGGTGTTCGACTGCAAGTTCATCGAGACCTCTGCAGCTGTCCAGCACAACGTCAAGGAGCTGTTTGAAGGCATTGTGAGGCAGGTCCGCCTCCGGCGGGACAGCAAGGAGAAAAATGAGCGGCGGCTGGCCTaccagaagaggagggagagcaTCCCCAGGAAAGCCAGGCGCTTCTGGGGCAAGATCGTggccaaaaacaacaagaacatgGCCTTCAAGCTCAAGTCCAAATCCTGCCATGACCTCTCTGTGCTCTAG